From a single Sporosarcina oncorhynchi genomic region:
- the purM gene encoding phosphoribosylformylglycinamidine cyclo-ligase, translating into MSKAYEKAGVNIEAGYESVERMKSHVARTVRKGVTGAFGGFGGMFDLSELGYKEPVLVSGTDGVGTKLKLAFMADKHDTIGIDCVAMCVNDIVAQGAEPLYFLDYIALGKAVPEKVEAIVKGIADGCVQSGAALIGGETAEMPGLYDVEEYDLAGFAVGACEKSKIVTGEKVVEGDVLVGIASSGIHSNGFSLVRQIVLEEQGYKIDDYIAGYEELGKVGNALLEPTKIYAKPVLEMNEELELHAMGHITGGGFYENLPRMFQAGFGVEVNLGSWPILPIFKMLKDKGKLVDKDLYSVFNMGIGFVVALPADQAKRAIQIAATHGEDAFEIGSVVKGEGITFLGNHDGSLSE; encoded by the coding sequence ATGTCAAAAGCATATGAAAAAGCAGGCGTTAATATAGAGGCTGGCTATGAGTCCGTTGAACGGATGAAATCCCATGTGGCACGTACTGTGCGTAAAGGTGTGACGGGAGCTTTCGGCGGATTCGGCGGTATGTTCGATCTTTCTGAACTCGGTTATAAAGAACCTGTTCTAGTATCCGGTACAGATGGCGTCGGGACGAAATTGAAATTGGCATTCATGGCTGACAAGCACGATACAATTGGTATTGACTGTGTTGCGATGTGTGTGAATGATATTGTTGCTCAAGGCGCAGAGCCATTGTACTTCCTAGATTATATTGCACTTGGCAAAGCAGTTCCTGAGAAAGTCGAAGCAATCGTTAAAGGTATCGCAGATGGTTGTGTTCAATCTGGTGCGGCATTAATCGGTGGAGAAACTGCTGAAATGCCGGGACTTTATGATGTTGAAGAGTACGACCTTGCAGGGTTTGCGGTTGGCGCATGTGAGAAAAGTAAAATCGTGACAGGTGAAAAAGTTGTGGAAGGGGACGTCCTTGTTGGAATTGCATCAAGCGGCATCCATTCAAATGGTTTTTCGCTTGTCCGTCAAATCGTTCTTGAAGAACAAGGTTATAAAATCGATGACTATATCGCAGGATACGAAGAGCTTGGCAAAGTCGGAAACGCATTGCTTGAACCGACGAAAATCTATGCAAAACCAGTTCTTGAGATGAATGAAGAACTTGAACTGCATGCAATGGGACATATTACAGGTGGCGGTTTTTATGAGAACCTTCCGAGAATGTTCCAAGCTGGATTCGGTGTAGAAGTCAATCTCGGTTCTTGGCCAATCCTGCCAATCTTTAAAATGCTTAAAGACAAAGGCAAGCTAGTAGATAAAGATCTCTATAGCGTCTTCAATATGGGAATTGGATTTGTCGTTGCATTGCCTGCAGACCAGGCAAAACGTGCGATTCAGATTGCAGCAACACATGGTGAAGACGCATTCGAAATCGGCAGTGTCGTTAAAGGGGAAGGCATTACTTTCCTTGGTAACCATGACGGGAGCTTGTCCGAATGA
- the purH gene encoding bifunctional phosphoribosylaminoimidazolecarboxamide formyltransferase/IMP cyclohydrolase, which translates to MKKRALLSVSDKNGILAFAQALEALDYEILSTGGTMKHLKENGVAVTAVDEVTGFPEIMEGRVKTLNPMIHGGLLAKQDDPAHQAQMTEHGIQPIDVVCVNLYPFKETISKADVSVEDAIENIDIGGPAMLRASAKNHAYVTVIVDAADYSQVLEELKQDGQTSRETRRRLAAKVFRHTAAYDALISTYLTDLVGEEFPEQVTYTYELKQPLRYGENPHQKAAFYSRPLGSDFSIAYAEQLHGKKLSYNNIQDANAAIQIVKEFGQPAAVAVKHMNPCGVGTGETIAEAFNKAYEADAMSIFGGIVALNREVDAATAEKLSDIFLEIIIAPSFTEEALTLLTKKKNIRLLTIPFAQHKKDKWNTVSVEGGLLMQQPDTFGFVDADIRVATDREPTEAEWEALKLGWSVVKHVKSNAIVVTDSQMTLGIGAGQMNRVGAAGIALTQAGERAKGAALASDAFFPMDDTVEAAAKAGITAIIQPGGSVKDEDSIKKANEYGITMVFTGVRHFKH; encoded by the coding sequence GTGAAAAAACGTGCATTGCTGAGCGTATCGGACAAAAATGGGATTTTGGCGTTTGCACAAGCGCTTGAAGCATTAGACTATGAAATTCTATCTACCGGCGGAACGATGAAACATCTTAAAGAAAACGGTGTCGCTGTTACAGCAGTCGACGAAGTAACAGGGTTCCCTGAAATTATGGAAGGGCGCGTCAAAACGCTTAACCCAATGATTCATGGGGGGCTTCTTGCGAAACAGGACGATCCAGCCCATCAGGCACAGATGACAGAACACGGCATCCAACCGATTGATGTTGTTTGCGTGAACTTATACCCTTTCAAAGAAACCATTTCAAAGGCTGACGTTTCCGTTGAAGATGCAATCGAAAACATCGATATCGGCGGTCCGGCAATGCTTCGTGCTTCCGCAAAGAACCATGCCTATGTAACGGTTATCGTGGACGCGGCAGATTATAGTCAAGTCCTTGAAGAATTAAAGCAAGATGGACAAACTTCACGTGAAACACGTCGACGTCTGGCAGCAAAAGTGTTCCGTCATACAGCAGCTTATGATGCGTTGATATCTACTTACCTGACTGACCTTGTTGGTGAAGAATTCCCAGAGCAAGTGACCTATACATACGAATTGAAGCAACCGCTCCGCTACGGTGAGAACCCACATCAGAAAGCAGCATTTTACAGCCGCCCACTTGGCTCGGACTTCTCAATTGCCTATGCTGAACAATTGCACGGAAAAAAACTTTCCTACAACAATATTCAGGACGCCAATGCGGCTATACAGATTGTTAAGGAATTCGGCCAGCCGGCAGCAGTGGCAGTCAAACATATGAACCCGTGCGGAGTCGGTACAGGTGAAACAATCGCTGAAGCATTCAATAAAGCCTATGAAGCAGACGCAATGTCTATCTTCGGCGGTATTGTTGCACTAAATCGCGAAGTGGATGCGGCGACTGCAGAAAAACTGTCGGACATCTTCCTTGAGATTATCATTGCACCTTCCTTCACAGAAGAGGCGCTTACTTTATTGACGAAAAAGAAAAATATTCGACTACTCACAATTCCATTCGCTCAACATAAAAAAGACAAATGGAATACCGTATCCGTTGAAGGTGGTCTGCTTATGCAGCAACCCGATACATTCGGTTTCGTTGATGCGGATATCCGTGTTGCGACGGACCGTGAACCGACTGAAGCAGAATGGGAAGCACTAAAACTCGGTTGGTCGGTCGTTAAACATGTCAAATCGAATGCAATAGTTGTCACCGATTCGCAGATGACTTTAGGTATCGGTGCGGGACAGATGAACCGTGTTGGTGCTGCAGGAATCGCTCTTACACAAGCGGGAGAACGTGCAAAAGGTGCGGCTCTTGCTTCAGACGCGTTCTTCCCGATGGATGATACGGTTGAAGCGGCTGCCAAAGCGGGTATTACCGCAATCATTCAACCTGGTGGCTCTGTCAAAGACGAGGATTCCATTAAAAAAGCGAATGAATACGGCATTACGATGGTATTCACAGGCGTACGTCATTTCAAGCATTAA
- a CDS encoding DUF2179 domain-containing protein codes for MIMVLIILAINIVYVTFFTIRMILTLKGYRYIAAMVSMVEVVVYIIGLGLVLDNLDKVQNIIAYAVGYGIGIIIGTKIEEKMALGYITVNVITADVDHTMPKLLRDKGYGVTDWGANGLEGNRSAMQILTPRKDELKLYEVIKQIDPKAFIIAYEPKTIHGGFWVKSVRKGKLFK; via the coding sequence ATGATCATGGTATTAATTATTTTGGCTATCAATATAGTCTATGTCACGTTTTTCACGATTCGCATGATTCTTACACTGAAAGGGTATCGCTACATAGCGGCAATGGTCAGTATGGTAGAAGTTGTTGTGTATATTATTGGTCTCGGGTTAGTGTTGGACAACTTGGACAAAGTACAAAACATCATTGCTTATGCTGTTGGATATGGAATCGGGATTATCATCGGTACAAAAATTGAAGAGAAAATGGCTCTTGGTTACATTACTGTAAACGTCATTACGGCTGATGTAGACCATACGATGCCAAAACTGCTGCGAGACAAAGGGTATGGCGTGACAGATTGGGGTGCCAACGGATTAGAGGGCAATCGGTCTGCTATGCAAATATTGACGCCACGTAAAGATGAATTGAAACTATACGAAGTCATTAAACAGATTGATCCTAAAGCCTTCATCATCGCTTATGAGCCCAAGACAATTCATGGCGGATTTTGGGTGAAATCAGTCCGGAAAGGAAAGCTATTCAAATGA
- the purS gene encoding phosphoribosylformylglycinamidine synthase subunit PurS — MTKVNVYVTLRESVVDPQGIATQDALHKLGFNEVSNVRIGRLIELELSGTNAEIETRVNEMCDALLVNKVIENYSFEIGEVAGK, encoded by the coding sequence ATGACTAAAGTAAACGTATACGTAACATTACGCGAGAGCGTTGTAGATCCACAAGGTATTGCTACACAAGATGCATTGCACAAGCTGGGCTTTAACGAAGTGAGTAATGTGCGTATCGGTCGACTCATTGAGCTAGAACTTTCTGGAACGAATGCAGAAATTGAAACACGTGTAAATGAAATGTGTGACGCTCTTCTTGTCAATAAAGTGATTGAAAACTATAGCTTTGAAATCGGGGAGGTTGCGGGCAAATGA
- the purE gene encoding 5-(carboxyamino)imidazole ribonucleotide mutase — translation MEPKVGVIMGSKSDWETMKHTCDILDELKVDYEKKVVSAHRTPDFMFEYAEHAQDRGIEVIIAGAGGAAHLPGMVAAKTLLPVIGVPVQSKALNGMDSLLSIVQMPGGVPVATVSIGKAGATNAGLLAAQFLAVHDADLRNRLIMRRNQMRDMALESSGDLQ, via the coding sequence GTGGAACCGAAAGTCGGCGTAATCATGGGAAGTAAGAGTGATTGGGAAACGATGAAACATACTTGTGATATTTTGGATGAGTTGAAGGTGGACTATGAAAAGAAAGTAGTTTCAGCACATCGTACGCCGGATTTTATGTTTGAGTATGCAGAACATGCGCAAGATAGAGGAATCGAAGTAATTATCGCTGGGGCGGGTGGGGCAGCTCACCTTCCTGGGATGGTGGCAGCGAAAACATTGTTGCCTGTTATTGGCGTGCCGGTACAATCAAAAGCATTGAATGGCATGGACTCGTTGTTGTCGATTGTACAGATGCCGGGTGGCGTTCCTGTAGCAACTGTTTCTATTGGCAAGGCTGGAGCAACGAATGCTGGTTTACTAGCGGCACAGTTCTTAGCCGTGCATGATGCGGATTTGCGAAACCGTCTTATAATGCGTAGAAACCAGATGCGTGATATGGCTTTGGAAAGTAGTGGTGACTTACAATGA
- the purL gene encoding phosphoribosylformylglycinamidine synthase subunit PurL, whose protein sequence is MSVMHEPTTQQIKDEKLYRQMGMTDEEFDRATEMIGRLPNYTETGLFSAMWSEHCSYKSSKPILRKFPTEGERVLQGPGEGAGIVDIGDNQAAVFKMESHNSPSAIEPFIGAATGAGGIIRDVFSMGARPVALVNSMRFGDLSDARDRYLFEQAVAGIASYGNTIGIPTIAGEVQFDNCYSKRPLVNAMTVGLLNHEDIQKGLASGVGNTVIYAGAKTGRDGIHGATMSSTEVAVDKEAELPVMQAGDPYLEKLLMEACLELVKSDALIGIQDMGAAGLTSSAAEMASKAGFGVEMNLDLVPQREEGMTAYEMMLSESQERMLIVVKQGREQEIIDLFSGYGIEAVSIGVVTDDKMLRLKHKGETVAEILADTLAEDAPVYYKESKEPAYFAEFQAMDNAEPAVGDLKETLLALLQRPTIASKEWVYNQFDTQARSNTVVAPGSSAGVIRVRGTNKGLAMTADCNSRFIYLDPETGGKIAVAEATRNLICSGAEPIAATDCLNFGSPDKPEVFWQVEKSADGISEACRKLNAPIIGGNVSMSNEVNGVPVYPTPTMGLVGIVHDLSQVTTTAFKQAGDAIYVIGETATEFGGSELQQMVEGKIFGKAPAIDLDVEVSRQKGLLTAIQSKLVQSATDLSEGGFAVALCESAFDAEGLGAEVEVSGSAVTALFSETQSRFLVSVKDEHASAFEKLVQDAKRIGTVTATEEIVIKGDDAVLIEGTVEEFRSAWKGAIACLLNSEA, encoded by the coding sequence ATGTCAGTCATGCATGAACCTACAACTCAACAAATCAAAGATGAAAAGTTATATCGTCAAATGGGAATGACCGATGAGGAGTTCGATCGTGCAACTGAAATGATCGGACGTCTTCCTAACTACACGGAAACAGGATTGTTCTCCGCTATGTGGTCTGAACATTGTTCATATAAAAGTTCAAAACCGATTTTGCGTAAATTTCCAACAGAAGGTGAACGTGTTCTTCAAGGGCCAGGTGAAGGTGCAGGAATCGTAGATATCGGTGATAACCAGGCAGCAGTATTCAAAATGGAATCACATAACTCCCCTTCAGCAATAGAGCCGTTCATCGGTGCTGCAACAGGTGCGGGCGGAATCATCCGTGATGTGTTCTCTATGGGTGCACGCCCTGTAGCTCTAGTGAATTCAATGCGTTTTGGTGACTTGTCAGATGCACGTGATCGTTACTTGTTTGAACAAGCTGTAGCGGGAATTGCGAGCTACGGCAATACAATCGGTATTCCGACAATCGCAGGAGAAGTGCAGTTTGATAACTGTTACTCCAAACGTCCTTTGGTCAATGCAATGACAGTCGGTTTATTGAATCACGAAGATATCCAAAAAGGATTGGCTTCAGGTGTTGGGAATACGGTTATCTATGCAGGGGCAAAAACTGGCCGTGATGGTATTCACGGAGCGACAATGTCTTCGACGGAAGTGGCAGTCGACAAAGAAGCCGAACTACCTGTTATGCAGGCTGGAGATCCGTATTTGGAAAAACTGCTTATGGAAGCTTGCCTTGAATTAGTAAAATCGGATGCGTTAATCGGTATTCAAGACATGGGGGCAGCTGGACTGACTTCTTCGGCAGCAGAAATGGCTTCAAAAGCGGGCTTCGGCGTGGAGATGAACTTAGATTTAGTTCCTCAGCGTGAAGAAGGTATGACGGCTTATGAAATGATGTTATCCGAATCACAAGAGCGCATGCTGATTGTTGTGAAACAAGGACGCGAACAGGAAATCATCGATCTATTCTCGGGATACGGTATTGAAGCGGTGTCAATCGGTGTCGTTACAGATGACAAAATGCTTCGATTGAAACATAAAGGTGAAACAGTTGCGGAAATCTTAGCAGATACACTTGCAGAAGATGCTCCGGTTTATTATAAAGAATCGAAAGAACCTGCGTACTTTGCGGAATTCCAAGCAATGGATAATGCTGAGCCTGCTGTCGGGGATTTAAAAGAGACATTGTTAGCATTGCTGCAACGTCCGACAATCGCGTCAAAAGAATGGGTCTACAATCAATTCGATACACAAGCACGTTCGAATACAGTCGTTGCGCCTGGTTCATCTGCAGGTGTCATCAGAGTGCGCGGTACGAATAAAGGTCTTGCTATGACTGCAGATTGTAATTCACGTTTCATTTACTTGGATCCTGAAACAGGCGGGAAGATTGCAGTCGCTGAAGCAACTCGTAACCTCATCTGTTCAGGTGCTGAACCGATTGCAGCAACAGATTGCTTGAACTTCGGTAGCCCTGACAAGCCTGAAGTGTTCTGGCAAGTCGAAAAGTCTGCTGACGGAATTTCAGAAGCATGCCGCAAGCTGAATGCACCGATTATTGGCGGTAACGTTTCCATGTCCAATGAAGTGAACGGTGTGCCAGTCTATCCGACGCCTACAATGGGCTTAGTCGGCATTGTGCATGATCTGTCCCAAGTGACGACGACAGCCTTCAAACAAGCAGGTGACGCAATCTACGTCATCGGTGAAACTGCAACTGAATTTGGTGGTAGTGAATTGCAACAAATGGTTGAAGGTAAGATTTTCGGGAAAGCACCTGCGATTGACCTGGACGTCGAAGTATCCCGTCAAAAAGGGCTTCTCACTGCGATACAAAGCAAACTCGTTCAATCCGCTACTGATCTATCTGAAGGCGGTTTCGCAGTTGCATTATGTGAAAGTGCATTCGATGCAGAAGGTCTTGGTGCGGAAGTAGAGGTTTCAGGATCTGCGGTTACTGCGCTATTTAGCGAAACACAGTCACGTTTCCTCGTGTCTGTTAAAGACGAACATGCTAGCGCATTTGAAAAATTGGTACAGGATGCAAAACGAATTGGAACTGTTACTGCAACGGAAGAGATTGTTATTAAAGGCGACGATGCCGTTTTAATAGAAGGGACGGTTGAAGAGTTCCGTTCCGCTTGGAAAGGGGCTATTGCATGCTTGCTGAACTCAGAGGCCTGA
- the purN gene encoding phosphoribosylglycinamide formyltransferase, protein MTNKVRIAVFASGSGSNFTAIEQACREGELQAEIVHVITDKPDAYVIERAKQAEIPVTVLRPKAFESKAAHEHAVIDILQAAETEWIILAGYMRLIGPNLLSAYPSRIINIHPSLLPSFPGKDAIGQAIEHGVKVTGVTVHLVDAGMDTGPILAQEAVRVIEGDAEGTAEVIHKVEHVLYKETLKMLFEK, encoded by the coding sequence ATGACGAACAAAGTGAGGATTGCCGTTTTCGCTTCTGGAAGCGGCAGTAACTTCACGGCGATTGAACAAGCTTGCCGCGAAGGAGAACTACAGGCGGAAATTGTCCACGTGATCACGGACAAACCAGATGCATACGTCATTGAAAGGGCTAAACAAGCTGAAATTCCAGTCACTGTCCTGCGACCGAAAGCATTCGAATCTAAAGCTGCTCATGAACATGCTGTCATCGATATACTGCAAGCCGCGGAAACGGAATGGATTATCCTAGCAGGTTATATGCGTCTTATCGGACCGAATCTATTATCCGCTTATCCATCACGCATTATTAATATCCATCCATCACTACTTCCATCATTCCCAGGAAAAGACGCAATCGGTCAAGCAATCGAACATGGTGTCAAAGTTACCGGCGTCACTGTCCATCTAGTAGACGCGGGCATGGACACTGGACCGATACTCGCCCAAGAAGCTGTTCGTGTTATTGAGGGGGATGCAGAAGGAACTGCAGAAGTAATTCATAAAGTGGAACATGTACTCTACAAGGAAACATTGAAAATGCTATTTGAAAAGTGA
- a CDS encoding NETI motif-containing protein: MSAKKKTVWFEVQEGEGIEECLNRMALEGYTAAGRKEEPLFEEIDGKYVPIRQVIKFKGILLD; encoded by the coding sequence ATGAGTGCGAAGAAGAAGACCGTCTGGTTTGAAGTTCAAGAGGGCGAAGGAATTGAAGAATGTCTGAATCGAATGGCGTTAGAAGGCTATACGGCTGCAGGTCGAAAAGAAGAACCGCTATTTGAAGAGATAGATGGAAAGTATGTGCCAATTCGGCAAGTTATTAAGTTTAAAGGAATTCTGTTGGATTAA
- the purK gene encoding 5-(carboxyamino)imidazole ribonucleotide synthase, which produces MIILPGQTIGIIGGGQLGRMMGLAAKEAGFKIAVLDPTMDSPCGQIADIRIVAPYNDEAALEELGEVSDVITYEFENIDYEGLKRLSQNAYVPQGAELVRITQNRIAEKAEIKASGAPVANYITAKDFEELKQKLETVGYPCVVKTAFGGYDGKGQVKLDSAADIEEAKELFAHSACIAEAFVPFEKEISVIIQRNTSGESYCLPIAENIHRHHILHESIVPARVPETVIEKAEQAAQTIADHLELVGTLAVEMFVLENGDIIINELAPRPHNSGHYSIEACNVSQFHQHVRAICGWPLRKPKLWSPSIMVNVLGEHVAPLKKGIKNYPDWSIHLYGKAEAKEKRKMGHVTIMTENIEQTLHEIDETGIWL; this is translated from the coding sequence ATGATTATTTTACCAGGACAGACTATTGGTATCATCGGTGGCGGTCAGCTTGGTCGGATGATGGGGCTGGCGGCAAAAGAAGCGGGCTTTAAAATTGCAGTGCTTGATCCGACAATGGATTCGCCTTGTGGTCAAATTGCGGATATCCGTATCGTTGCGCCATACAATGACGAAGCGGCTTTGGAAGAGCTTGGCGAAGTAAGTGATGTAATTACGTATGAATTTGAGAATATCGATTACGAGGGTTTAAAACGTCTTTCGCAGAACGCTTATGTACCTCAAGGCGCGGAACTTGTCAGAATCACACAAAATAGGATTGCTGAGAAGGCTGAAATAAAAGCTTCAGGGGCACCTGTCGCAAACTATATAACTGCAAAAGACTTTGAGGAACTGAAGCAAAAGCTCGAAACAGTTGGTTATCCGTGTGTCGTCAAGACTGCATTTGGCGGATACGACGGTAAAGGACAAGTTAAACTTGATTCTGCAGCGGATATTGAAGAAGCAAAAGAATTATTTGCTCATTCGGCGTGTATCGCTGAAGCATTTGTTCCTTTTGAAAAAGAGATATCAGTCATTATACAACGCAATACATCAGGTGAATCGTATTGCCTGCCGATTGCTGAAAATATTCATCGACATCATATTCTGCACGAATCAATTGTTCCTGCACGTGTACCGGAGACGGTCATAGAGAAAGCAGAACAGGCTGCACAAACGATCGCGGATCACCTGGAGCTAGTTGGTACGCTTGCTGTTGAAATGTTTGTACTTGAAAATGGTGACATCATTATTAACGAATTGGCACCACGGCCACATAACTCGGGTCATTATTCTATCGAAGCATGCAATGTATCGCAATTCCACCAGCATGTTCGTGCCATTTGCGGTTGGCCACTACGAAAACCGAAACTTTGGTCACCGTCCATTATGGTGAATGTCCTCGGTGAACATGTAGCGCCATTAAAAAAAGGCATTAAGAATTATCCGGATTGGTCGATTCACCTCTATGGTAAAGCGGAAGCAAAAGAAAAACGCAAAATGGGCCATGTAACGATTATGACGGAGAACATTGAACAAACATTACATGAAATAGACGAAACAGGCATCTGGCTGTAA
- the purF gene encoding amidophosphoribosyltransferase, whose product MLAELRGLNEECGIFGIWGHEDAAQLSYYGLHALQHRGQEGAGIATKDEKGIHVVKGEGLVNDVFSGDAFNTLTGKNAIGQVRYTTEDGRGVENVQPLVFRSTTGSMAIAHNGNLINAKDLKESLERQGSIFQTTSDTEVLAHLIKRSSSGSLTQRDRVKKALSMLKGAFAFVVLTEEGLMVAQDPNGLRPLSLGKLGDAWVVSSETCAFDLIGAEPIRSVAPGELIIINDKGLVSDRFAEAADPAMCSMEYVYFSRPDSDIDGINIHMARKRCGKQLAREVKIEADVVTGVPDSSISAAIGFSEESGIPYELGLIKNRYVGRTFIQPTQSMRERGVKMKLSPVHQVVAGKRVVMVDDSIVRGTTSRRIVKMLKDAGATEVHVVIGAPPLVSPCFYGVDISTDSELIAAGRTVDEVRDLIGADSLTFLSAEGMLKAIGRPEEMKNCGQCLACFTGEYPTDIYADTVLPHEKEIGR is encoded by the coding sequence ATGCTTGCTGAACTCAGAGGCCTGAACGAAGAGTGCGGTATATTCGGGATTTGGGGTCATGAAGATGCGGCGCAACTCAGTTATTATGGGTTGCACGCATTACAGCATCGAGGTCAAGAAGGTGCTGGGATAGCGACGAAAGATGAAAAAGGTATTCATGTTGTAAAAGGTGAAGGTCTTGTCAATGATGTGTTCTCAGGAGATGCATTCAACACGTTGACGGGAAAAAATGCGATAGGCCAAGTTCGTTACACAACAGAAGATGGACGTGGGGTAGAAAATGTCCAACCGTTAGTTTTCCGTTCTACAACGGGCAGTATGGCGATTGCGCATAACGGTAACTTGATCAATGCGAAAGATTTGAAAGAAAGCTTGGAAAGACAAGGTAGTATTTTTCAAACGACGTCCGATACGGAAGTGTTGGCACATTTAATTAAACGCAGCAGTAGTGGATCTTTGACACAGCGTGATCGTGTGAAGAAAGCATTGTCGATGCTTAAAGGAGCTTTTGCTTTTGTCGTTTTGACAGAAGAAGGCTTGATGGTTGCACAAGACCCGAACGGTTTACGTCCATTGTCACTTGGGAAGCTCGGGGATGCATGGGTCGTTTCATCAGAGACATGTGCTTTTGACTTAATCGGTGCTGAACCGATTCGTTCGGTTGCACCGGGTGAATTGATCATCATTAATGATAAAGGGTTAGTATCAGACCGTTTCGCTGAAGCGGCGGATCCGGCGATGTGTTCGATGGAATACGTTTATTTCTCAAGACCGGATTCAGATATTGACGGCATCAATATCCATATGGCGCGTAAACGTTGTGGTAAACAACTTGCACGTGAAGTGAAGATTGAAGCGGACGTAGTAACTGGTGTACCGGACTCCAGTATTTCAGCGGCAATCGGGTTCTCAGAAGAAAGTGGTATTCCTTATGAACTTGGATTGATTAAAAATAGATATGTAGGCCGGACATTCATCCAGCCGACTCAATCGATGCGTGAGCGAGGCGTGAAGATGAAGTTGTCGCCTGTGCATCAAGTCGTTGCAGGAAAACGAGTTGTCATGGTGGATGATTCAATCGTCCGTGGCACGACTTCCAGACGGATCGTCAAGATGTTGAAAGATGCAGGTGCGACGGAAGTGCATGTGGTCATCGGTGCACCGCCATTAGTGAGCCCTTGTTTTTACGGTGTAGATATTAGTACGGATTCAGAATTGATCGCAGCAGGTCGTACAGTTGACGAAGTGCGCGACTTAATTGGTGCAGATTCACTAACGTTTTTATCAGCAGAAGGCATGCTGAAAGCAATCGGCAGACCAGAAGAAATGAAAAATTGCGGTCAATGTCTGGCATGCTTCACGGGTGAATATCCGACTGATATTTATGCCGATACTGTATTACCTCATGAAAAAGAAATCGGACGATAA
- the purQ gene encoding phosphoribosylformylglycinamidine synthase subunit PurQ — translation MRFAILSFPGSSCDEDMVHAVLDIVGEGAEIVNHNDVDLKNYDAVLIPTGASFGDYLRPGALAQSSPSIANLKEFVQTGKPVLGVGNGFQILVEAGILPGGFLMNKSLKFRNGNALLKVENASTTFTTVYELGQLITLPFAHHYGNYFVDEETAKQLKDNGRIVFTYTEENHDGSVENIAGVLNEQGNVLGMMPLPERAVEEIIGGTDGLPLFQSILKNWSERNVSHA, via the coding sequence ATGAGGTTCGCTATACTAAGCTTTCCAGGTTCCAGCTGTGATGAAGATATGGTGCATGCCGTATTGGATATTGTCGGTGAAGGCGCGGAAATCGTTAACCACAATGATGTGGATTTAAAGAACTATGATGCAGTCCTTATACCAACAGGTGCATCTTTCGGGGATTATTTACGTCCGGGCGCGCTAGCGCAAAGTTCGCCATCTATTGCTAACCTAAAAGAATTCGTCCAAACAGGTAAGCCTGTACTTGGCGTTGGAAACGGTTTTCAGATTCTTGTTGAAGCGGGAATTTTACCAGGTGGGTTCCTGATGAATAAAAGCTTAAAGTTCAGAAATGGCAATGCATTGCTCAAGGTTGAGAATGCTTCGACGACTTTTACAACTGTATACGAACTAGGACAACTGATTACATTACCTTTTGCACATCATTACGGAAACTACTTTGTGGATGAAGAGACAGCAAAGCAATTAAAGGATAATGGTCGTATCGTGTTTACATATACAGAGGAAAATCATGACGGCAGTGTGGAGAACATTGCGGGTGTGTTGAATGAACAAGGAAATGTCCTTGGTATGATGCCGCTACCTGAACGGGCAGTTGAAGAGATCATCGGCGGTACAGATGGTTTACCTTTATTCCAATCAATTTTGAAGAACTGGAGTGAACGCAATGTCAGTCATGCATGA